The following is a genomic window from Solanum stenotomum isolate F172 chromosome 4, ASM1918654v1, whole genome shotgun sequence.
ACACAAATAACATGTATTTTAAAGACCTGACCGGAGTTGGGATTTAACCTATTTCAGGAACTTTTTCCATATGAAgaattcttgaattacttttaCTGGGGTGGTTCAGGCTATCCTCCTCGTAGACTCATAAATTGTGGTAACAGGTATCTCTAGTATAGACTCTTAACGACCAAGAATTATCTACCTTTCAGTCTATTCTTTGAGTTCTCTTAATGTCGTTCTTTGGTTCTTATGCAGCTGTTTTGCTAATGTGGTTCTGCAATGTCTAACACAGACTAGACCACTTGTCGCCTACTTGTTGGAGAAAGGCCATAAAGGAGAATGTAGAgcatcaaatcaaattattatgaTGAACTAAccctttattttaaattattggaAATAATTCTTATATCATGTATTCTCTCTTTCCACCCAGGTAGATCGAATGGTTGGTGCTTCCTCTGCGAATTTCAACTCCATGTTGAACAATGTACTTGGTGTCAGAATCCCTTGTCACCAATTGACATACTATCAGGGTTGCCTAACATTGGTGGTAATCTTTCTTGTGGAAATCAGGAGGATGCCCATGAGTTTATGAGGTATGTTGTTGTCTGAGCTGAGTTGATGCGTATATTTGGTATAATGCACAACATGGAAACCTAATTTATGAAGATCAATTATGTAATTACTTGTGTTGTATGTCAGTAAACATGTTGAATCATAATAAAGTTGCCTACTTGGTAGGTTTGCTATTGACACAATGCAATCGGGGTTACTTGCTGAATTTGATGGAGATAAGGCTGTACCTCTTAGCGCTCAGGAAACAACTATTATTCAGCATATATTTGGTGGTCGCCTTCAATCTCAGGTAATCTTTAATTCATGAGAGAAAAGAGTTATTCAATGTGATTGTGCAATGTGAAAcagattgaaaaaaattactatcATGATATTTGTTGTATTGGCCAAACAAATTTCTGTTTGTTGGTTTGTACAGAAGATTCATACCTGATCCTTGAGTTGGTTTGGGATTGAGGCATAGTTGATTGATGATTAtgtgctttaaaaaaaaaatacatataagcTGCACAGTGTTTACACTTCTGTATAGTGTCAATCTCCCTTCCATCTTTTCTCGCATAATGTGCTATTGTTACTTTTTAGGTTGTATGTACAGAATGTGGTAATCACTCGAATCAGTTTGAGAATATGATGGATCTGACTGTAGAGATTGAGGGGAAAGCTGAGTCTTTGGAGGAATGCTTAGGTCAATTCACTGCCGAAGAGTGTATGGATGGTGAAGATATGTATAAATGTGATAGGTAGCTTCTTCTCTTCAATGCTGACTTTCTTCTTCAAAGGATCACCTGTGACCTTAGTCTATACTTTTAAATACCAGTTGGTTATTCCTTCAAGTGAAGACATGCCAGTGTATATTCTACCAATGCAATGCTGATCATTGCTTTTATTCTCACTTTTATGTAAATCCATTTTAATTACACGACTGGCTAAGTGGCTAGGACATAAAATGCAGGTTCACTCTGTCACACCTGATTTGACCTAATTTCTAGTGCAAAATCTGAACTTTTTTGATGCCAGAACTTCctcaatttattttctttttttttcgggaaatattttcaaagtttCTTGTTGGTAGTACTTCTTCAAGCATCAccgacattctttttgggagaGCAGGTGTGACTTACCTATAATATCTGGGTGATGTCCACTCTTACATCAAAAAGTTGCTCTTGATGTTTGTTCCAACTGTCTACTGCTCAGTTATTGAttgtttgaaattatatttgCTCTGATATGATATTTTAAAGGTTCATTCACTTGTTTTTTCGTTGCATCTTCACTTGGTTTCCTTTTTGTTATACCTAACAGTAATGAATGACATGTTCTTGCAGGGCATCTTCATTAAAAGTTGCTCTTTGATGTTTGTTCCAACTGTCTACTGCTCAGTTATTGAttgtttgaaattatatttgCTCTGATATGATATTTTAAAGGTTCCTTCACTTGTTTATTCGTTGCAGCTTCACTTGGTTTCCTTTCTGTTATACCTAACAGCCTAACACTAATGAATGACATGTTCTTGCAGATGTAATGATTATGTCAAGGCATGGAAGCGCCTAACGATCCTGGAGGCACCAAATATTCTGACAATCGCTTTGAAAAGGTTTCAGGTTGATCTCATTTCCTTTTCATCTATATTACCTCTTTGGCCTATGAACTAAGTTTTATTGATAACTAGCCattaaaagattgaaaaaaaagacCACCTTCTGTATCACTTTTTTCCGCATAGATGAAGTTCTGTGCCATTAATGTGACAAAACAAAGGGATATTTTAATCATTTATGAGGATTTGTAGCACCAAGCCTAAGGAAAGCAGAACATCATAGAGGATTGAAGGAAAAATACATGTCCAATTTTCATAAGAATATGTCCAATTTTCATCTCCCCTGTGTGTCAGTCCAGAATCAATTTCTCTCTTTCTGTGAAATGGATTTTTATTTGCCAAATTGAAAGGCGCAGATGCAGCAGCAAGTAGGTTGCTGGTTATTAATGAAAGCTAAACCTGGAAATGGGTAATACATAAAAGCACCTCAAAGGAGTTGGGTACTAGAAATGGGAAGTACTCACTCCCAGGGAAATACTGAGTAGTAAGAAAGAACTATTGGAAAAAGTTTGTAGTACAAAAAGCCATTGCATTCCTGATCAAAAAAAGTTGCAGATCAAAAGCTAAGAGTACTTGACCCCCTAAACCCGTAGATTTTCTCTCAACCTGTCATGGCTAGAGAGTTGCAACCAAAACTACCAACTGTAAAATTAAAAGAGACTTTGATTTGTTTGTTTCATAAATAAACCAGCGAGACCAATTGGCAGGGTTGAAGTCCGGAAACGAGAAGTGAGGATAGTTGTTTGATATGGAAGGGACTAAAATGCTCCCTGTTTCTCCATTTAAGAGGCACATGAATCACATAAAGAATGGGCAACTTCTGACAGAAGTGTTTTGGTTTGTCTTTATAGTATGCACCAAATAATAGTTTGAAGGTTGAAGTGCTTACCTAATGCATCTCTCACTATTGACTTAACTATTCCAGGATGCAGCATTTTTAATGTTCCTCTACAATGATAGGCTCAAAGTTTCATCCTTAACTCTCTATGATACTATCTAGGTATATTAGGCTTAATTTGGCTTGGGGTTTTATATTTAGAATGTTTAACTTTCAGTTTGCTTAATCATAGCTTTGGGAATTGACATCGCAGATCTTTGTTGTTGAACACAGTCTGATCCTTCCTCTTACATCGTAGGTGAAAAGTGActattaatatgtttttttcaaGCTCTTCATCATATTTAATGACATTCAAGTGTGTGTGATGTAAATTCCATATTTCAGTTATGAATCATATTGCTAGAATGACttttcaacaagtcataacagcTAGAATCTCTTCTGCTGAGGATTACGATGGAACTTTGCACTATAGCTGCTTTAACACTAAAATAGTACATAAAAACATAGACATTGCATAGAAAAGAACCCAGCTGAAgctatttatgattttacagATGTACTGAAGTTAGGTCTGCAGTGTGCTGGTTGCTCAAGTCCATGTTAAGCCTTTCTTGCTTTCTTGGAAAAGTGTCTTTCTCTCAGTTGCCCTGTCCCATCTTGTTCTGtctagattttttttcttcttgttgttaaACAGCAAACCTTGTATGAGTGAATGTTTTAGATTTCTGATAGCATAATCTAATTGGGCCTAAAATCTTTTTGCAGAGCGGGGATCCTGTCAAACTAAATAAGAGGGTGACTTTTCCTGAAAGTTTAGATCTAAATCCTAACATGAGTGAAACAGGAGATGGCAATGACCATTTCAATCTGTATGCAGTGATTGTTCATGAGGATATGTCAAATGCATTACATTGTGGCCATTATATCTGCTACATCAAGGATTTGAGAGAGAATTGGTATAGAGCCGACGACACTGAGGTAGGAGGCATCTGTTTCCTGGCTTCATCTCCTCTTTTTTACTTTGTGTGTTCACCCACAAGATTCAATAGCGGTGTTCTCTTCATATCTGGAGGATGTATACTATTTGTCAAAAAATGAAGCTTCAGAGGCAACCTTCTGATCCTTTTGGTCTTGTATGATTTAATAGATGGGTCTAAActgcaacaaaaacaaaaaatcctGTTTTGGTAAGACACGGCATGTGACATTTGGCTCTATGCAATTGGCGACATGCATGTAACTGACAAACTTGCCCGGGTATATGTCAAAACAGAAATATAATGAATAGATCTCAACCTCACCCTGTGTTCCTTCATACATGTTTGGGGTGCGTGGTATGTTTGTGTGTCCTTTCCAACAATATAGACATCATCTTTGAGACTCTTTGTTACTTGATAGCCTATGTCTCATTTTTGCAATAATGTTGAAGGTAGCATCTTGCTTACATAAGTGCTTGTGGTAAAGTAGTAAAGTTCTTTCtgtcaaaatcattaataagtATGTATTCATGCTTGACTAGCCTTAAACGTTCATGAGCTTCCTGTGACAAGAAATTCATGATTCCATACATATCGAGCATTTGTCACCTTCTTTGTCCTCgcattttctaattttcatGTCTTAATTCACAATTTATTTCAGGTTATTGATGTAAAAATTGATGAGGTTCTTGCACAGGAAGCATACATGCTCTTATATAGCAGGTATCTTCATTCAGCCATGGTCTAATTGATCTCTGAAAGCTCACTACTCCTCTGCAAATAAAACTTAAACCCTTTTACTTTAAAAAGTCAAATGAATTTTTCTTTAACCATGATTTTCTCAAGTAAATCTATAGCATTTTTGAATTTGAGAGTTCAATTTTATAGTacttcttattaattttttattattattcttaagGAGGATTACACATTCCTCCTCTGAGGTTTCAACTTGATACATATACCTCTCTTCTGGTCTCAAACATGGACTTTcccttttacatattttatgtAACAGAACTATCTGTAATCTGCGAATGGACAACTTGTTTTACGAGCTAGCTTCATTTTTTCCTCTATATTGTGTAACAAAACAGGCTCATTTTATGCATGTCTTCCTATGCTACtcttttaaagttattttcatATGTAAAAAGTGATGACAAAAATACAGATGATTTTCTTGTACAAATTAATCTTAGATAAAGTGAtgtctttattttttgtttttaatttttgcaATATTTGAGTTTGTCTTTccctttttagttttattttcagttttaattttatatatcattttcatGTATGGAAGTTTGAAAAAGTTGGATAGAGGATGGGAGGAATGGATCGTGGCATCTAATAATCTTGCTGCCTTTGCTTTCTACAGGCATTTAGCCAGGCCAACATCCTTATATCCTCTTGAATCATTAAATAAACAGGACAAAGCGGAAGGCAAGCAGCATTCCACAGTTGCACCTCTTGAGTGCCATAAGACAACTGTGTCTCCTGCTATATGTTCTAATCCTGTTTCATTGCCAACTGATAAGAGATCAGTGATTGTCAGGGAAAAAGAGGAGTTGCCCTCAGTTACTAACTTTGAGGGTGGTAGGGAGGATCAAGATATGGTAGATTCTGGGGAAAGTCGTAAAGTCTTGCAGGAACTTCAGGATGTTAGAGAATCCAGTGCAGATGGAGAAACTTATCTAAGAATGTTATCAGCTACTTATTCCTTCATTGATAGTTGTGCTGAAACTGTAATACAGAAAGCTGAAGGGAGATTCCCCGTTTCTGACAATGAGGAAAAAACCGAGATGTGGAGAAGAACTTTTTATGAGTCTCTGTTTGGAAGTTCTAGTGAGGAGGAGGATTCTGTAGTTACAGATGTTGAATTTGTTGTTTCTAACATTGAGGAAAACACCGAGACATGTGAAGGAACTGCACATGACTCTGTGTTTGAAAGTCCTCGTGAGGATTCTGTAGCCACAATTGGTGAAATGCCGTATGATTCTTCTTCCGATGCCTCTGACTCAAGCTCACCTTAAACAAATGCATGCCCGCAGTCTGGCTTATCTTGCGAAAGTCCACAATCTGTGAATGAACATACTTGTAGTCACTTGACAAGACTTTATTCTCTGATCTGGGAAAGTGAGTAGCCTCTTCTGATTGTAGTTTACGATAGTATTGGAGATTCAGAGTTGTATAGATGAATAGTTCTGATGATTTACAATAGTGTTGGGAAATAAAGTTgtatagagagaaataaccaAGAATCATAGTTAGATTTGGAAGTCAAATTCAtcttgtagacatgaattgTATATTTCTTTTACATGAATGAGAGGTTGCTATGTTTCATTTTGTGTGTATTATAGACATAGCTGGCACACTGCACAttaggtaaaaaaataaaagaatgaagTGTTATCTTTAATGAGAAGTTTTTATAATCATACAAACGTTAAACGGTTTAAGTATTTTTGAGACTAAAGTTTTTGAAAGTCTTATAACCACACAAATGATATGGAAGGTACGACTACAAATTTCaaatcttcattattttaaaattgggAATTAGGCGATTTTAAGAAACTTTCGTGTGTGTTAGCTCATGAATATTTAGTTAAAtggttttggatgatttcttttttgaaaaagtttTACGAGTCCCTCTGTAAGGAGTTAGGTGAGTAGTATGTATAGCTTCACCATGATCTGCAGCATTTTAAAACATTTAGGAGCCATTTTATGGGAAGTaaacaattttttcaaattttcatgtgTGTTATAGCCTATGAATCTGGCACCTTGAAGTAcccaaattttatttctaaaaaaaactttatgaggacctctataaTAAGTTGGGGAAGCATTACGTACCGTCCAACCATTTTTTCaggcatatttttgcatttaaaagtcaacttttaggaattagacgactttcttggtttttcgtgtgtattagcccatgtaTCTATCGCCTCaaagcacccaattttttttttgaaaaa
Proteins encoded in this region:
- the LOC125862217 gene encoding ubiquitin carboxyl-terminal hydrolase 18; its protein translation is MGMPSACAVCGNVTSKRCSRCKMVNYCSDACQRSDWNSGHKYGCRDFQPSVKGNSEQSQPTLQRRYMFGTSFVPFSGKNNIQELFPYEEFLNYFYWGGSGYPPRRLINCGNSCFANVVLQCLTQTRPLVAYLLEKGHKGECRSNGWCFLCEFQLHVEQCTWCQNPLSPIDILSGLPNIGGNLSCGNQEDAHEFMRFAIDTMQSGLLAEFDGDKAVPLSAQETTIIQHIFGGRLQSQVVCTECGNHSNQFENMMDLTVEIEGKAESLEECLGQFTAEECMDGEDMYKCDRCNDYVKAWKRLTILEAPNILTIALKRFQSGDPVKLNKRVTFPESLDLNPNMSETGDGNDHFNLYAVIVHEDMSNALHCGHYICYIKDLRENWYRADDTEVIDVKIDEVLAQEAYMLLYSRHLARPTSLYPLESLNKQDKAEGKQHSTVAPLECHKTTVSPAICSNPVSLPTDKRSVIVREKEELPSVTNFEGGREDQDMVDSGESRKVLQELQDVRESSADGETYLRMLSATYSFIDSCAETVIQKAEGRFPVSDNEEKTEMWRRTFYESLFGSSSEEEDSVVTDVEFVVSNIEENTETCEGTAHDSVFESPREDSVATIGEMPYDSSSDASDSSSP